From one Xylanibacillus composti genomic stretch:
- a CDS encoding methyl-accepting chemotaxis protein, translating to MNTLLRPFIRLMNRAKYAQKFLLITSLFCIPILIMLHQLIQAHRDDIHQLSLELEGVSYIASLEPIILEMQKHRGLANGWLNGDSSSEVAILESQEAIEQYLLSSDSLLKQADPAFALEEEWEAIRIAWLDLKEAYARLAPEESFQAHTALIGDIQGLITTIADQSQLTLDARLDTFYLATLSTNHLPALIETVGQARGSGNGILAASRISEEQTLSFMLATENMDRAAAAMTKVQELVLSYNPSLREELEKLSAASIEAAEDYSRIIAEQFIERSLTMEPSDYFARGTQTIDEASLFFDAVIASLDRLLLERLEQAKFNRNLVFASLLLSFSLATLLFLSFYWSVKRSVAALNESSHQLATGNLKARIVVESRDELGDVGHSFNAMAESIGNLIRLNQTMMEQIAAASGHLRDMSQQTVSATEEIAESTQLVAAGADRQLEATDETSRAMSEMAAGVQHIAEATSSISELAEDAANQAKSGNDTLVSTAARMQQIHQTVHRSVETMQVLGQRSRKIGDIVSDIANITAQTHILSLNAAIEAARAGEAGKGFSVVADEIRALAGQCKQAAESIAQIVLEIAASVEQADGAILEGQQAAALGLKSMDEMSAIFHSILDSVQQVAEQIRDTSAISEQMSAGTEEIAASVTELTAIAQQALDKTQVTSASSQELLSSMEEVQAVIDTLNESADQLAGEMKKFQA from the coding sequence ATGAATACTCTGCTTCGACCCTTTATCCGCCTGATGAACCGTGCCAAGTATGCGCAGAAGTTTCTCTTAATTACCTCTTTGTTCTGCATTCCGATTTTGATCATGCTCCATCAATTGATCCAAGCGCATAGGGATGATATCCATCAACTGTCCCTTGAGCTGGAAGGCGTCTCCTATATCGCGTCGTTGGAGCCGATTATACTGGAGATGCAAAAGCACAGAGGTCTGGCGAACGGTTGGTTGAATGGGGACAGCTCTTCCGAAGTCGCCATCCTGGAAAGCCAAGAGGCAATTGAACAATACCTTCTAAGCAGCGACAGTCTTCTTAAGCAAGCTGATCCCGCATTTGCGCTGGAGGAGGAATGGGAAGCAATTCGCATCGCATGGCTGGACTTAAAGGAAGCTTACGCTCGCCTGGCTCCGGAAGAAAGCTTTCAGGCGCACACCGCATTGATCGGGGACATCCAAGGCTTGATCACAACCATTGCCGATCAGTCTCAGCTCACCCTGGACGCCAGGCTGGATACCTTCTATCTGGCCACCCTGAGCACCAATCATCTGCCAGCGCTTATCGAAACGGTCGGACAAGCCCGAGGAAGCGGCAATGGCATATTAGCCGCATCGCGGATCAGCGAGGAACAGACGCTGTCTTTCATGTTGGCCACCGAAAATATGGACCGGGCGGCAGCAGCCATGACAAAGGTTCAGGAGCTCGTTCTGTCCTACAATCCATCGCTGCGGGAGGAATTGGAAAAGCTATCGGCAGCGAGCATAGAGGCAGCTGAAGACTACTCCCGAATTATCGCAGAGCAATTCATCGAACGCTCCCTTACCATGGAGCCCAGCGATTATTTCGCTCGAGGCACGCAGACGATCGATGAGGCATCCCTGTTCTTCGACGCCGTCATAGCGTCACTGGACAGACTGCTGCTCGAGCGACTAGAACAAGCGAAATTCAATCGGAACCTGGTATTCGCCAGCCTTCTCCTGTCATTCTCGCTGGCAACTCTGCTCTTCCTCAGCTTCTATTGGAGCGTCAAGCGCTCCGTAGCGGCTTTGAACGAGAGTTCCCACCAGCTTGCTACTGGCAACCTGAAAGCCCGGATCGTCGTGGAGTCCCGTGATGAGCTGGGAGATGTAGGGCATTCCTTCAATGCCATGGCGGAAAGCATTGGGAACCTTATTCGCTTGAACCAAACGATGATGGAACAGATCGCTGCTGCCTCCGGCCATTTAAGGGACATGTCGCAGCAGACCGTAAGCGCCACCGAGGAGATCGCGGAATCCACCCAGCTGGTCGCCGCCGGAGCGGACAGGCAGCTCGAAGCGACGGACGAAACTTCCCGTGCCATGAGCGAGATGGCAGCTGGCGTACAGCACATTGCCGAGGCTACTTCCTCCATATCGGAGCTGGCCGAAGACGCAGCCAATCAGGCGAAAAGCGGCAATGACACGCTGGTATCGACTGCCGCCCGCATGCAGCAGATTCATCAGACGGTTCACCGATCTGTCGAGACGATGCAGGTGCTGGGACAGCGCTCCCGGAAAATCGGCGACATCGTCTCCGATATTGCCAACATCACCGCCCAGACACATATTCTGTCCTTGAACGCTGCCATAGAGGCAGCAAGAGCCGGCGAAGCAGGGAAAGGATTCTCCGTTGTGGCGGATGAAATCCGGGCGCTGGCTGGGCAGTGCAAACAAGCGGCAGAGTCCATTGCCCAAATCGTGCTGGAAATTGCCGCTTCTGTAGAACAAGCGGATGGCGCGATTCTTGAAGGACAGCAGGCTGCTGCGCTTGGGCTGAAGAGCATGGATGAGATGAGCGCCATATTCCACAGCATACTGGACTCTGTTCAGCAGGTAGCCGAGCAAATTCGGGATACCTCGGCCATATCCGAGCAGATGTCTGCCGGCACCGAGGAAATCGCTGCTTCGGTCACCGAATTGACCGCCATTGCACAGCAAGCGCTGGACAAAACCCAAGTCACTTCCGCATCCAGCCAGGAGCTCCTGTCCTCGATGGAAGAAGTGCAAGCGGTGATTGATACATTGAATGAATCCGCAGATCAATTAGCCGGGGAGATGAAAAAGTTCCAGGCTTGA
- the mutT gene encoding 8-oxo-dGTP diphosphatase MutT codes for MIEVAAAIIEDEEKRLLIARRAADKAQGGMWEFPGGKLEPGETPEACLKRELREEMRIDIAPYARFGVNEHDYGTVRIRLIAYKATYLRGDIRLVDHDAYCWVARSELQHYAFAPADVPFVRRLSEESG; via the coding sequence TTGATCGAGGTAGCGGCAGCGATCATTGAGGACGAAGAGAAGCGGCTGCTTATTGCCCGCCGGGCTGCGGACAAGGCGCAGGGCGGAATGTGGGAGTTCCCGGGAGGCAAGCTCGAGCCGGGCGAAACGCCGGAGGCATGCTTGAAGCGGGAGCTGCGTGAAGAGATGCGCATTGACATTGCGCCTTATGCAAGGTTTGGGGTGAACGAGCATGACTATGGCACAGTACGCATTCGCCTGATTGCTTACAAAGCGACATATCTGAGGGGGGACATCCGGCTGGTCGATCACGACGCATACTGCTGGGTCGCGCGTTCGGAGCTGCAGCACTATGCATTTGCTCCGGCGGATGTTCCGTTTGTCCGTCGATTAAGCGAGGAAAGCGGCTAA
- a CDS encoding potassium channel family protein, whose protein sequence is MGSFLRSVYNLGRRTKHAFSTEKVFVVLLFMLALFYCIGVIFYITVEKTSFVNAVYHCAMLITTVGDSKFTPTTVAGKLFTAGYSLLTTVLFVGFITGLAQAIIIQEHQKEKNQQ, encoded by the coding sequence ATGGGCAGTTTCCTGAGAAGCGTGTACAATTTGGGCCGCCGGACGAAGCATGCTTTTTCAACGGAAAAGGTGTTCGTCGTTCTTCTGTTCATGCTGGCATTGTTCTATTGCATTGGCGTCATCTTCTATATCACGGTAGAAAAGACCAGCTTCGTCAACGCCGTCTACCACTGTGCCATGCTGATTACGACGGTCGGCGATTCCAAATTCACGCCTACCACAGTTGCCGGGAAGCTGTTCACAGCCGGTTACTCTCTGCTCACAACCGTTCTGTTCGTCGGGTTCATTACCGGATTGGCACAGGCCATCATCATTCAAGAGCATCAAAAGGAGAAAAACCAGCAATAA
- a CDS encoding spore coat protein → MNTLGAHEVLELHEVLNDAIHGLNTMRLYRPYAQDQQLQAMMDRQINAMVMEYNHMVQTAHQQGGSQAVPARRGQMQMQMPQSFQPTYGLRNPQTQMPAGSVEEIDDVDVTICLVNCHKQTAGLKMKATLEMANPALRQMMQTAANSSADMAYESFQYANHKGYYQVPTLKDTTANTFMHAYGTAQQAPMHQHGTHMM, encoded by the coding sequence ATGAATACTCTTGGCGCTCACGAAGTACTGGAGCTGCATGAAGTCTTGAACGACGCCATCCACGGCTTGAACACAATGCGACTGTACCGCCCTTATGCCCAGGATCAGCAGCTTCAAGCTATGATGGACAGACAAATCAACGCAATGGTCATGGAGTACAACCACATGGTGCAGACTGCCCATCAGCAGGGCGGCTCCCAAGCTGTTCCTGCCCGCCGCGGCCAGATGCAAATGCAGATGCCCCAATCGTTCCAACCGACATACGGGCTGCGCAATCCGCAAACTCAGATGCCAGCTGGCAGCGTAGAGGAAATTGACGATGTGGACGTGACGATCTGCCTGGTCAACTGCCACAAGCAAACCGCCGGACTGAAAATGAAAGCCACCTTGGAAATGGCGAATCCAGCACTCCGCCAGATGATGCAAACCGCTGCCAACAGCTCTGCAGACATGGCCTATGAAAGCTTCCAATATGCCAACCACAAAGGCTACTACCAAGTACCTACATTGAAGGATACTACGGCCAACACCTTCATGCATGCTTACGGCACAGCACAGCAAGCCCCTATGCACCAGCATGGCACGCACATGATGTAA
- a CDS encoding aldo/keto reductase yields MRTIKLGTSTLEVPVVAVGCMRINSLDKPAAERFVQTALEEGANFFDHADIYGGGSCEEIFADAIHMNDDVREKIILQSKCGIRQGMFDFSKEHILASVDGILKRLKTDYLDVLLLHRPDALVEPEEVAEAFDQLESSGKVRHFGVSNQNPMQIQLLKKAVKQPLVANQLQLSITNATMISAGINVNMENDPAVNRDGSILDYCRLHDITIQPWSPFQYGFFEGVFLGNEKFPELNQKIDEIAEKYNVSNTTIAIAWLLRHPANMQPITGTMNVERLKDCCKASDVRLTREEWYEIYRAAGNVLP; encoded by the coding sequence ATGAGAACGATCAAGCTTGGAACGAGCACCTTGGAAGTGCCGGTTGTTGCAGTCGGCTGCATGCGCATCAACTCGCTGGACAAGCCGGCAGCTGAGCGTTTTGTGCAGACGGCGCTGGAGGAAGGCGCGAACTTCTTTGACCATGCGGACATTTATGGCGGCGGCAGCTGCGAGGAGATTTTTGCCGACGCGATCCACATGAATGACGATGTGCGGGAGAAGATCATTCTGCAATCGAAGTGCGGCATTCGTCAAGGCATGTTCGATTTCTCCAAGGAGCATATTCTGGCATCTGTGGACGGTATACTGAAGCGACTCAAGACGGACTACCTGGACGTTCTGCTGCTGCATCGTCCGGATGCGCTGGTTGAGCCGGAGGAAGTAGCGGAAGCGTTCGATCAGCTGGAAAGCTCCGGCAAGGTGCGCCATTTCGGCGTATCGAACCAAAACCCGATGCAAATTCAACTGCTGAAGAAGGCGGTCAAGCAGCCGCTTGTGGCCAACCAGCTTCAGCTTAGCATTACGAACGCGACGATGATTTCCGCAGGCATCAACGTCAATATGGAGAATGATCCGGCTGTAAATCGGGATGGCAGCATTCTGGACTACTGCCGCCTGCACGACATCACCATTCAGCCGTGGTCGCCTTTCCAATATGGCTTCTTCGAAGGCGTGTTCCTGGGCAATGAGAAATTCCCTGAACTGAACCAGAAGATCGATGAGATCGCTGAGAAATACAACGTAAGCAACACAACCATTGCCATCGCCTGGCTGCTGCGCCATCCGGCGAATATGCAGCCGATCACCGGCACGATGAATGTCGAACGTCTGAAGGACTGCTGCAAAGCGAGCGACGTGCGCTTGACCCGCGAGGAATGGTATGAGATTTACCGCGCTGCAGGCAATGTGCTGCCATAA
- a CDS encoding bifunctional diguanylate cyclase/phosphodiesterase produces MNIVEGSYNVWIVALSILIAILASYSALSIAAKISQSSGRTRFIWLCAGAVVMGNGVWSMHFVGMLAFHLHATVSYDIGLTLLSMGASVISSFIAFRITMPKETKGVHLAIGGFFMAVGIVSMHYIGMEAMMMPMELTYDPVLWALSAVIAFVAAYAALFLFLQFRSRPTSSLWKWLSAVAMGIAICGMHYTGMKAAIFHGDAHMAMDHGTSHVNGFLLLGVSLTIFIMLFVSWGAMFFDRHVLERMAYRDTITGLPNRNEMNRFFDTYAGKESMSVLFLDLDQFKAINDTLGHHVGDLLVQQVGHRLQRFAGGDLEVFRIGGDEFLIIGKCCDQKQAEELAARLLQEIKQVYHIDGHELYVTGSIGISTGSIQEADRSILLKTADTAMYKAKGLGKNQYCVYTDEMGVQEVRKMELEKDLQRALEHNEFYMEYQPKWNVKTNQLYGFEALIRWHHPRLGIVPPGEFIPIAEETGLIIPITRWTLEQACRECKAWQDRGMAQPVSVNLSVRMFQTDTLVEYLTSVLKKTELGPQYLELEITESMVIYDIQEIVRQLDIIRRMGVRVSMDDFGTGYSSIGLLDRIPIDALKLDRLFTHDLETPSKRAIVHAIVLMAENLKLDVIAEGVENQEHIAFLTELGCHVMQGYFYGRPMKDDKITEWLQGFAQEGLGRPKEG; encoded by the coding sequence GTGAACATCGTAGAAGGCAGCTATAATGTTTGGATTGTGGCGCTCTCGATACTGATCGCGATACTGGCATCTTATTCCGCCCTAAGTATCGCGGCCAAGATCTCACAATCTTCGGGGCGCACAAGATTTATTTGGTTATGTGCCGGTGCAGTAGTAATGGGAAATGGCGTCTGGTCGATGCATTTTGTCGGCATGCTCGCCTTTCATTTGCACGCGACAGTATCCTATGATATTGGATTGACGCTCCTATCCATGGGAGCCAGTGTCATCTCTTCGTTTATAGCATTTAGGATCACTATGCCGAAGGAGACGAAGGGGGTTCATCTTGCGATTGGCGGCTTTTTCATGGCGGTCGGCATCGTATCGATGCACTATATCGGCATGGAAGCGATGATGATGCCGATGGAACTGACCTATGATCCGGTACTGTGGGCACTGTCAGCCGTGATTGCCTTTGTCGCAGCCTATGCGGCTTTATTTTTATTTCTCCAGTTCCGCAGCCGACCAACCTCCAGCTTGTGGAAGTGGCTGTCTGCGGTAGCGATGGGCATCGCGATATGCGGCATGCACTACACTGGCATGAAAGCGGCTATCTTTCATGGAGACGCGCACATGGCTATGGACCATGGCACGTCCCACGTCAACGGATTTTTACTGCTCGGTGTTTCGCTAACGATTTTTATTATGCTGTTCGTTTCATGGGGAGCGATGTTTTTCGACCGTCATGTTCTGGAGAGAATGGCGTACCGGGACACGATTACTGGCCTGCCCAACCGAAATGAGATGAACCGGTTTTTCGATACGTATGCCGGCAAGGAAAGCATGAGTGTGCTGTTTCTGGATCTCGACCAGTTCAAGGCGATTAATGATACGCTGGGCCATCATGTCGGCGATCTGCTCGTTCAGCAGGTCGGACACAGGCTGCAGCGATTTGCAGGCGGGGACCTGGAAGTGTTCCGCATAGGCGGAGATGAATTTCTGATTATTGGAAAGTGTTGCGATCAGAAGCAGGCCGAAGAGTTGGCTGCTCGCCTCCTGCAAGAGATTAAGCAGGTGTATCATATCGATGGGCACGAGCTGTATGTGACTGGCAGCATTGGCATCAGCACCGGCTCTATTCAGGAAGCGGATCGCTCCATTCTGTTGAAAACAGCCGATACGGCGATGTATAAGGCCAAGGGTTTGGGCAAGAATCAGTACTGTGTATACACCGACGAGATGGGCGTGCAGGAAGTCCGGAAGATGGAGCTGGAAAAAGACCTGCAGCGCGCGCTGGAACACAATGAATTCTATATGGAGTACCAGCCGAAGTGGAATGTGAAGACGAATCAACTGTACGGATTCGAGGCTTTGATCCGTTGGCATCATCCGCGGTTGGGCATTGTGCCGCCAGGCGAATTCATCCCGATAGCGGAAGAGACGGGCCTCATTATCCCGATTACTCGCTGGACATTGGAGCAGGCTTGCCGCGAATGCAAGGCATGGCAAGACCGGGGCATGGCGCAGCCGGTATCGGTCAATTTGTCTGTGCGCATGTTTCAGACCGACACGCTGGTAGAATACTTGACCAGTGTGCTGAAGAAGACGGAGCTGGGGCCGCAATACCTCGAGCTTGAAATTACAGAATCGATGGTCATCTATGATATTCAGGAGATCGTTCGCCAGCTGGATATCATCAGGCGAATGGGCGTGCGGGTATCGATGGATGACTTCGGGACCGGGTATTCCTCCATTGGATTACTGGATCGCATTCCGATCGACGCGCTGAAGCTGGACCGCTTGTTCACCCATGACTTGGAGACGCCCAGCAAACGGGCGATTGTGCATGCCATTGTCTTGATGGCGGAGAACCTGAAGCTCGATGTCATTGCAGAAGGGGTAGAAAATCAGGAGCACATCGCATTCCTTACAGAATTGGGCTGTCATGTGATGCAAGGCTATTTCTACGGTCGGCCAATGAAGGACGACAAGATCACGGAATGGCTGCAAGGGTTTGCGCAAGAAGGACTCGGAAGACCGAAGGAAGGTTGA
- a CDS encoding HD-GYP domain-containing protein, with product MEKRALSSQQIMGRRILRDIFNAGGLLLISAHSIISTEHIQILERHGITLTSQDVAEMGTYSEAEAFEYGPVIQEAVVQARRLFHEIRETREIPLADLRKNVIPIIQEAARTQQLFGLFACLQAKDDYTYRHNIAVGTIASLLGIWLKLPQQELMQLATAGLLHDVGKMLVPEEVLNKPGKLTGEEYEIMKSHTVLGYGILRETVGVNHRQALVALQHHERMDGSGYPFGLTQERIDAFSRIVSVADVFHAMTSKRVYRHPAPFYEVLSQMEKDIFGVLDPVVTRLFIEKIMQSLIGHSVRLTDESEGIILTVHPHNPTRPLVQAGSRFVDLSQDLSLHIQQIL from the coding sequence ATGGAGAAGCGAGCACTTTCTTCGCAGCAGATTATGGGCAGGCGCATCTTGCGGGATATCTTCAACGCCGGCGGATTGCTGCTTATTTCAGCGCATTCCATCATCTCGACCGAGCATATACAGATACTGGAGAGGCACGGCATTACGCTCACCAGTCAGGACGTTGCGGAAATGGGGACCTACTCGGAAGCGGAGGCGTTCGAGTACGGGCCAGTCATTCAAGAGGCTGTCGTGCAGGCGAGGCGTCTGTTTCACGAGATTCGGGAGACGAGGGAAATTCCGCTGGCCGATTTGCGAAAGAATGTGATTCCGATCATCCAGGAGGCAGCCCGAACGCAGCAATTGTTCGGCTTGTTTGCTTGCCTGCAGGCCAAGGATGATTATACGTACCGGCATAATATAGCGGTAGGGACCATTGCGAGCTTGCTCGGCATTTGGCTGAAGCTCCCGCAGCAGGAGCTGATGCAGCTGGCAACCGCCGGATTGCTTCATGATGTTGGGAAGATGCTCGTTCCCGAAGAAGTGTTGAATAAGCCGGGCAAGCTCACCGGGGAAGAATACGAGATCATGAAGAGTCATACGGTGCTGGGCTACGGGATTCTGCGGGAGACCGTTGGCGTCAACCACAGACAGGCTCTGGTTGCCCTGCAGCATCATGAGCGAATGGACGGGAGCGGCTATCCGTTCGGCCTGACACAGGAACGGATCGATGCATTCAGCCGCATCGTTTCCGTAGCGGACGTGTTTCATGCCATGACTTCCAAGCGGGTGTATCGCCATCCGGCTCCGTTCTATGAGGTGCTCTCGCAGATGGAGAAGGACATCTTCGGCGTGTTGGACCCCGTCGTCACAAGGCTGTTCATCGAGAAAATTATGCAGTCCCTGATTGGTCATTCGGTCAGGCTGACCGATGAGAGCGAAGGGATTATTCTCACAGTTCACCCGCACAACCCGACGCGTCCGCTCGTACAGGCGGGGAGCCGGTTCGTTGATTTGAGTCAGGACCTGTCTCTGCACATTCAACAAATTCTATAG
- a CDS encoding ATP-binding protein translates to MPIEHPSAVNGIVDLRGWSIPDNRTIPLDGEWMLYPSALLEPDRLGEPAASLPESAFVRVPGSWNSAFAHQKADYMYGTYRLIVLLDEGVEHSLQLRIYEINNASSIYINGQLAVQNGLPSEQKSDYRPTDLPRTVSLPMGEERIEILVHAADHTGNGGIIKEIHFGTEKAIQMRNMISIGSQLLLGMLFLIHGLYAFLLYLLGAINRGLNYFAMLVFCGILSIFTVDDKLLYVWLTIPYELQPKISLLSYVGVMAYIPLVLKHVFPIQGHDRLLRWYALYCSGYALFLLLAPSDYTLPSYPFFLRIVFLGSVGISIYMLRSVNRGQVGTIFLILSCVCLGNNIVWTIIAGRWIPGTTHYPVDLSICLLLFAAFWFRRYFHSSKQTTILAEKLQRANEQKDEFLINTSHELRNPLHGIINIAQSILDDPKSSANEALRQRLEVQVSVSRRMSRMLDDLLDVARLKGNTIQLQLQRVSLQGVATGVCEMLKYMLQGKPVRLSLHISDSFPAVQADENRLIQILFNLLHNAIKFTDQGEISISARTEDGKAYISVQDTGIGMDETTQVRVFAQYEQGDTNEHRASGGFGLGLSICKQLVELHGGTISVKSVVGEGSIFTFTLPLAESAGQYRAAELPADSSAAAWTEPDHTLGQKGAVAASEINAPSAGQFASQTKPRIVAVDDDSVNLHIIVDILGRSKYEIITATSATEVIKLLESTQVDLVISDVMMPHMSGYELTRTIRERYSISELPVLLLTARNRPEDIYAGFQSGANDYVTKPVDARELRSRVRVLTELKLSIEDRLRMEAAWLQAQIQPHFLYNTLNSIAALSTMDIHKMQRLLEEFSHYLRTSFDFHNTDQVIAVERELALVRSYLYIEKERFGERLQIEWDIDSSISVLLPPLSIQTLVENAVNHGILRKSQGGKLHIQVKDKRKFVEVAVHDNGAGMPEVLLRQVLSRQPAITSGVGLSNTDRRLKQLYGKGLHIQSAPGLGTSVSFHIPK, encoded by the coding sequence ATGCCTATCGAGCATCCTTCGGCGGTGAACGGCATTGTCGACCTGCGCGGATGGTCCATACCGGATAATCGCACGATTCCTCTTGACGGGGAGTGGATGCTGTATCCGTCTGCGCTCCTTGAGCCTGACAGGCTTGGCGAGCCCGCGGCCTCCTTGCCAGAGTCAGCATTCGTTCGGGTGCCTGGCTCATGGAACAGTGCCTTTGCCCATCAAAAGGCCGACTACATGTACGGAACATACCGGCTGATTGTGCTGCTGGACGAAGGGGTGGAGCATTCCCTGCAGCTGCGCATCTATGAAATCAATAATGCTTCGTCGATCTATATAAACGGACAGCTTGCCGTGCAAAACGGCCTTCCTTCGGAGCAGAAGAGCGACTACCGTCCTACTGACTTGCCCAGAACGGTGTCCCTTCCGATGGGAGAAGAGCGTATTGAGATTCTTGTTCATGCTGCAGATCACACTGGGAATGGCGGCATTATCAAGGAAATTCACTTCGGTACAGAGAAGGCCATCCAAATGCGCAACATGATCTCAATCGGGTCGCAGCTGCTTCTGGGCATGCTCTTCCTGATCCACGGCCTGTACGCCTTCTTGCTCTACTTGCTCGGGGCCATTAACCGGGGTCTGAATTATTTCGCCATGCTCGTCTTCTGCGGCATACTTAGTATATTTACAGTGGATGACAAGCTGCTGTATGTCTGGCTGACGATCCCTTATGAGCTCCAGCCCAAAATCAGCTTGCTTTCCTACGTCGGCGTCATGGCTTACATCCCGCTGGTGCTCAAGCATGTATTTCCTATTCAAGGTCATGACCGGCTGCTGCGCTGGTATGCCCTCTACTGCTCGGGCTATGCCCTGTTTCTCTTGTTGGCGCCGTCGGACTATACGCTGCCAAGCTATCCGTTTTTTCTCAGAATAGTCTTTCTGGGTTCAGTCGGCATATCGATCTACATGTTGAGATCGGTGAATCGGGGGCAAGTGGGCACGATCTTCCTCATTTTGAGCTGTGTCTGCTTAGGCAACAACATTGTATGGACCATTATTGCCGGCAGATGGATACCCGGGACGACCCATTATCCGGTCGATCTGAGCATATGCCTCCTGTTGTTCGCGGCCTTCTGGTTCAGGCGTTACTTCCATTCCAGTAAGCAGACGACCATTCTTGCGGAGAAGCTTCAACGAGCCAATGAACAGAAGGATGAGTTCCTGATTAATACCTCGCATGAGCTGCGCAACCCGCTGCACGGGATCATCAACATTGCGCAGAGCATATTGGACGACCCCAAGTCTTCTGCGAATGAGGCGCTCAGACAACGGCTGGAGGTGCAGGTTTCGGTCTCCAGGAGAATGTCGCGCATGCTGGACGATTTGCTGGATGTGGCCCGTCTGAAGGGAAATACGATCCAACTGCAATTGCAGCGGGTCAGCTTGCAAGGCGTCGCAACCGGCGTCTGCGAAATGCTCAAGTATATGCTGCAGGGCAAGCCGGTACGGCTCAGCCTTCACATCAGCGACAGCTTTCCGGCTGTACAGGCCGATGAGAACAGGCTGATTCAAATTTTGTTCAATCTGCTGCACAATGCGATTAAGTTTACCGATCAGGGAGAAATCTCGATTAGCGCGAGAACCGAGGATGGCAAAGCTTATATTAGCGTGCAGGATACCGGTATCGGCATGGACGAAACGACGCAAGTCCGGGTTTTTGCGCAGTATGAGCAAGGAGACACTAACGAGCACAGGGCGAGCGGGGGATTCGGACTTGGGCTGAGCATATGCAAACAGCTGGTTGAGCTGCACGGCGGTACAATTTCGGTCAAATCCGTTGTGGGTGAAGGCTCCATCTTCACCTTCACTCTGCCGCTGGCAGAAAGTGCCGGACAGTACAGAGCAGCCGAGCTTCCTGCCGATAGCAGCGCTGCTGCCTGGACTGAGCCCGATCACACGTTGGGCCAAAAAGGAGCTGTCGCAGCCAGCGAGATCAACGCGCCGTCTGCGGGGCAATTCGCGTCCCAGACTAAACCCAGAATTGTAGCTGTGGACGACGACAGTGTCAATCTTCATATTATCGTCGATATTCTCGGTCGCAGCAAGTATGAAATCATAACAGCAACCAGTGCCACGGAAGTGATTAAACTGTTGGAATCCACACAGGTCGACCTCGTGATCTCCGACGTGATGATGCCGCATATGTCTGGTTATGAGCTGACTCGCACGATCCGGGAGCGCTACTCCATCTCCGAATTGCCGGTCCTGCTCTTAACGGCCCGAAATCGGCCGGAGGACATCTATGCCGGCTTCCAGTCCGGAGCGAATGATTATGTAACCAAGCCCGTTGATGCGCGCGAGCTTCGGTCGCGGGTACGCGTTCTAACCGAGCTGAAGCTGTCGATTGAGGATCGGTTGCGTATGGAGGCGGCATGGCTGCAGGCTCAGATTCAGCCGCACTTCCTGTACAACACGCTCAATTCAATCGCGGCACTGAGTACGATGGATATCCATAAGATGCAAAGACTTCTCGAGGAATTCAGCCATTATCTGCGGACCAGCTTCGACTTTCACAATACCGACCAGGTTATCGCCGTTGAACGCGAGCTGGCGCTGGTGCGGTCGTATCTATACATCGAGAAAGAGCGGTTCGGCGAACGGCTTCAGATAGAATGGGATATCGACAGCAGCATCTCGGTGCTGCTCCCTCCTCTTTCTATCCAGACTCTGGTGGAGAATGCCGTCAATCACGGTATTCTGCGAAAATCCCAAGGCGGCAAGCTGCACATCCAAGTCAAAGATAAAAGAAAATTCGTCGAGGTTGCTGTACACGACAATGGCGCAGGCATGCCGGAAGTATTGCTCAGGCAGGTGCTGAGCAGGCAGCCCGCCATTACCAGCGGGGTGGGCCTCAGCAACACGGATCGCCGCTTGAAGCAGCTTTATGGCAAAGGTCTGCATATTCAAAGCGCGCCGGGTCTGGGCACAAGCGTCTCCTTCCATATACCGAAATAA